One genomic segment of uncultured Campylobacter sp. includes these proteins:
- a CDS encoding arginyltransferase, with amino-acid sequence MTEIPFCTLDFACPYLGGRAARSEYLYIKDCDFEYNSNLVQHGYRRFGRYFQKPICAGCVECKSLRIDAANFKFSKSYRRVYKNNRTTAYVWQSRPLLNDARLELFALYHDYMHLKKGWPLQEIDFERYDEIYVQGHGDFGKEISYYGEDGRLICVDLIDIVDDGISSVYCYYDPYLPHLSLGKFSLLKQIEFAQDLGLRWIYLGYAVKQCPSLAYKFSYEPYEILSSYVEPDVPAVWEGCVEG; translated from the coding sequence ATGACTGAAATTCCATTTTGTACGCTGGATTTTGCCTGCCCCTATCTAGGCGGCAGAGCCGCACGCAGCGAGTATCTCTATATAAAAGACTGCGACTTTGAGTATAATTCAAACTTAGTGCAGCACGGCTACCGCCGCTTCGGCAGGTATTTTCAAAAGCCCATTTGTGCGGGATGTGTGGAGTGCAAAAGCCTACGCATCGATGCCGCAAATTTTAAATTTAGCAAATCGTATCGTCGCGTCTATAAAAATAATCGCACGACCGCCTATGTATGGCAATCTCGCCCGCTTTTAAACGATGCGCGTTTGGAGCTTTTCGCGCTCTATCACGACTACATGCATCTAAAAAAGGGCTGGCCTTTGCAAGAGATCGATTTTGAGCGATATGATGAAATTTACGTCCAGGGCCACGGCGACTTCGGTAAAGAAATTTCTTACTACGGCGAGGACGGGCGGCTTATCTGCGTCGATCTCATCGATATCGTGGATGACGGCATCAGCTCGGTGTATTGCTACTACGATCCGTATCTGCCGCATCTAAGTCTGGGTAAATTTTCGCTTTTAAAACAGATCGAGTTTGCCCAAGATCTGGGGCTACGCTGGATTTATTTGGGCTATGCGGTGAAGCAGTGCCCGAGCCTGGCGTATAAATTTAGCTACGAGCCGTATGAAATTTTAAGCTCATACGTAGAGCCTGACGTCCCCGCCGTGTGGGAGGGGTGCGTAGAGGGGTAA
- a CDS encoding HU family DNA-binding protein, whose protein sequence is MKKADFIQVVADKAGLSKKDTVKVVDSALEAIKELLVKGDDISFIGFGSFGIAERAAREGKVPGTNRTYKSPATKVVKFKVGKQLKEAVAAAKGKKKK, encoded by the coding sequence ATGAAAAAAGCTGATTTTATCCAAGTAGTTGCCGATAAGGCAGGTCTTTCTAAAAAAGATACTGTTAAGGTAGTTGATTCTGCACTTGAGGCTATCAAAGAGCTTTTAGTAAAAGGTGATGATATAAGCTTCATCGGCTTCGGATCTTTCGGTATTGCAGAGCGTGCAGCTCGCGAGGGTAAAGTTCCTGGCACAAACAGAACTTACAAATCTCCTGCTACTAAAGTAGTAAAATTTAAAGTCGGCAAACAGCTAAAAGAGGCTGTTGCAGCTGCAAAAGGCAAGAAGAAAAAATAA
- a CDS encoding acetyl-CoA carboxylase subunit A, which translates to MIRKILIANRGEIAVRIIRACRDLHIKSVAIYTKPDVDCLHVKIADEAYEVSTDALKGYLDAKKIVEVAKECGADAIHPGYGFLSENFDFAREVEDAGIIFIGPKPDVIRKMGNKNIARYLMRKNGIPIVPGTEKLNHESMDTIKKYAREIGYPVILKASGGGGGRGIREVWEEKDMESAYDSCTREAKTFFNNDEIFMEKLVVKPRHIEFQIIGDNYGNIIHLCERDCSIQRRHQKIIEIAPCPSISEHLRKTMGTTAVAAAKAVNYTNVGTVEFLLDDYNNFYFMEMNTRIQVEHGITEEVTGVDLVVRQIRIANGEILELEQSDIKPHGYAIEARITSENVWKNFTPVPGTVSDYYPALGPSVRVDSHIYKGYKIPPFYDSLLAKLIIKTTDYDLAVNKLERALKEFRIEGVRTIIPFLLSISKSREFRLGFFDTSYVEKNLAKILENTIDDMQPGKNEAVAAIAAAMRKSARI; encoded by the coding sequence ATGATACGTAAAATTCTTATCGCTAATCGCGGCGAGATCGCGGTTCGCATCATTAGGGCCTGCAGAGATCTGCATATTAAAAGCGTCGCGATCTACACCAAACCCGACGTCGATTGCTTGCACGTAAAAATCGCCGATGAGGCCTACGAGGTAAGCACCGATGCGCTAAAAGGCTATCTGGACGCCAAAAAGATCGTCGAAGTCGCCAAAGAGTGTGGCGCTGATGCGATACATCCTGGATACGGCTTTTTAAGCGAGAATTTTGACTTTGCAAGAGAGGTCGAGGACGCGGGGATCATCTTCATCGGCCCAAAACCCGACGTTATCCGCAAAATGGGAAATAAAAACATCGCTCGCTATTTGATGCGCAAAAACGGCATTCCGATCGTGCCGGGCACCGAAAAGCTAAATCACGAGAGCATGGATACGATTAAAAAATATGCGCGCGAGATCGGCTACCCCGTGATTTTAAAAGCTAGCGGCGGCGGTGGCGGACGTGGTATCCGCGAGGTGTGGGAAGAGAAAGATATGGAGAGCGCCTATGATTCGTGCACGAGAGAGGCGAAAACCTTTTTTAACAACGATGAAATTTTTATGGAAAAACTCGTCGTTAAGCCGCGCCACATCGAGTTTCAGATCATCGGCGATAATTACGGCAACATCATCCACCTTTGCGAGCGCGATTGCTCGATCCAGCGCCGCCATCAAAAGATCATCGAGATCGCGCCGTGCCCCTCTATAAGCGAGCATCTGCGAAAGACGATGGGTACGACCGCAGTAGCTGCGGCGAAGGCGGTGAATTATACCAATGTCGGCACGGTAGAATTTCTACTCGACGATTACAACAACTTCTATTTTATGGAGATGAATACCCGTATCCAGGTCGAGCACGGCATCACCGAGGAGGTCACGGGCGTTGATCTCGTCGTTCGCCAAATCCGCATCGCAAACGGCGAAATTTTAGAGCTTGAGCAAAGCGATATTAAGCCGCACGGCTATGCGATCGAGGCGCGTATTACCTCCGAAAACGTCTGGAAAAATTTCACCCCCGTTCCAGGCACCGTTAGCGATTATTATCCAGCGCTCGGTCCCTCCGTGCGCGTCGATAGCCACATCTACAAAGGTTATAAAATTCCGCCGTTTTACGACTCGCTTCTAGCCAAGCTCATCATCAAGACCACCGACTACGATCTAGCTGTCAATAAGCTCGAGCGCGCGCTGAAGGAGTTTCGCATCGAGGGAGTGCGTACGATCATCCCGTTTCTGCTTAGCATCAGCAAGTCGCGCGAGTTTCGGCTCGGTTTCTTCGATACAAGCTACGTCGAGAAAAATTTAGCTAAAATTTTAGAAAACACCATCGACGATATGCAGCCCGGCAAAAACGAAGCGGTTGCCGCTATCGCCGCCGCGATGCGCAAATCGGCGCGGATTTAG